CAACCGCTACGCCTTGATCCAGCACCATCCGGGCCACTTCAAGTTTAAAAGTAGCTTCGTATTTTTTATTCCCAGTCATCTTTATTTTCCTCGTTTAGGTAATTATTCCTCCTATTGAGGTGTCCGTAAACATTAGACCATTACAGGTTATGGCTTTCGACAAATTCGCCCACTTCTCCATGAGTCACGTAAAGCCCATCTGTGGCGACGAAACTCAGGTGGAGACCTGTCCACACAACGACCTCAATTTCATCGAGGATCTCTGCAAGCGGCATGAATTGGTGGCCTACATTGGGGATGGTACCTACAGTGTTGATGGTTTTGCCCCCGTGGAGCAGCTTAAGTACCTACAGGACCGCTACGGCCTGTTCCTCTACCTCGACGACTCCCATGGCTTGTCAATTACTGGCGAGCGCGGCGAAGGACATGTGCTTCGAGCGTTGGGTGAACTCAACGACCGCACTGTCGTCGTCGGGTCATTGGCTAAAGCCTTTGGTGCCTGCGGTGGAATGTTGCTTAGTGGAGATTCTGCACTCAAGGAGCGGCTGGTGCGTTATGGTAATCCGTGGTCGCAATACATGAATTCTGCGGGCATTGGTGGCACCTTAGCTTCTCTGGCGCTGCATAAGAGCCCAGAGCTTGGCCGGTTACAAGCCGCGTGGCGCCGTAACTTG
The sequence above is drawn from the Undibacterium sp. CCC3.4 genome and encodes:
- a CDS encoding aminotransferase class I/II-fold pyridoxal phosphate-dependent enzyme encodes the protein MAFDKFAHFSMSHVKPICGDETQVETCPHNDLNFIEDLCKRHELVAYIGDGTYSVDGFAPVEQLKYLQDRYGLFLYLDDSHGLSITGERGEGHVLRALGELNDRTVVVGSLAKAFGACGGMLLSGDSALKERLVRYGNPWSQYMNSAGIGGTLASLALHKSPELGRLQAAWRRNLLTLDEQFKSINRFTESPIRVILLDSAETAVNSAAALLDRGFYTSAVFFPIVPKDMAGLRIMPRADLSPEQMNVFCSALTEVCSASLRSPKTPHHPKETS